The Novosphingobium aromaticivorans DSM 12444 genome segment CTTCCTCACGCGCGGTCATGTCGGGGCGAAGTACGAATGCGCTTCGTGCTGGGCCCGTCCGCTCTGCGCTGGCGGCTGTCATCACGAGGCATTCGTCCGCTACGGCGATACCGGCCACGCGAACCTGCACTATTGCGACTGGATTCGCGAGTGGACCGACGCCTGCCTGCGCATCTACGGCACGGTCGCCGCTCGCAATCCCGAATTTCTCGAACGCTTTGCGACACGAAAGGGCCTGGCATGAAGCACCTTACCCCGCTCAACAGGAAAGCGCGGCGCATCGAGGAGACGATCTCCTCGACCGAGGAGGACGTCGTCGCCCTCCAGCAGAAGCCGATGCACGTGCCAATGGGCTGCACGCTGTCGTTCTCGCCCGGCTGGGAAGTCGATGCGGGTGGCGGCACCGCGGGTCTGTGCCAGCCGGCGGAGCGCGATCTCTACGACTGCTACGTCACCTGCTTCTGGCCGGTGCAGGTCCCCGACCACGTCAACTACTCGCCGGATTGGGCCAGCAACTGCGCCACCGCGGCCAAGGACTGGCGCAGCCTGGACATCATCTTCCCCTGATCAACTGGCCCTGATCCTCAGGCCCTGATCCGCTTGCTCAGACCTGCTGGCCCGGATCCGCTGGGCCAGATCCCCGGAAACGCGCCGCGCAGGTGGTGCCGACCGCCGTTCCAAACCCGACCGGAAGAGTGAACTTCATGAAAAAGCTCGGTCTCTCCATTGCCGCCCTGCTCGCCGGAACGACCGTCGCGAGCGCTTCCGCCCAGGCCTCCACGCTGTTCATGGGCTCCTATCCCGACCGCATGCTGATCGTCGACGAGGCATCGGGCAAGGTCACCGACACGCTGACGCTCGCCTCCGGCCTGCCGACCTCGATGCGGATCTCGAACGACCGGAAGAAGATCTACGTCACCACGATCACGACCAGCGGGATTGAGGTGATCGACACCGCCACGAAGAAGGTGGTCAACTCCTTCAGCCTGAACACCCCGACCACGCGCTATCGCTTCAATGGCGGGGTGCCTGATCCTTCGGGGCGCTATTTCTACACGATGCTGACGAAGTTCGAGAAGCTGAACGACCGCTACCTCGTCAGCCCTCAGCAGTTCGCAGTGATCGACCTTCAAAAGAAAGCCGTGGTGCGCACGTCCGAAGTGCCCAAGGAAGATGACAGCAACCCCAACGCCGGCTGGCGCACCAACTACATGATGTCCGAGGACGGCAAGACCTTGTTCGTGATCCGCGACAAGGTGCTCGTGCTCGACACCGCCGACCTCAAGGTCAAGGAGCGGATCGAGGTTTCGCGCCCCGAGGCCACCGGTATCGAGGGCGTGACCTTCGGCGGCGGGGTCGAAGCGCTGCGAAACCCGCACGAATACGTCTCGCTGTTCAACGCGACCGATCCCTACATTCACAACAAGATCTTCGGCGTCGGGCGCTTCAACCTGGCGACCAAGGCCTTCGACTTCCGCCCGATCGGCCCCGCGCCCTATGGCATGGCCGGCCTGCAGGTCTCTCCCGACCTCAAGCAGGGCTGGACGGTCGTCACCAACGGCAGCGTGGGCAACAAGCGGTGCGAATTCTGGCATCTCGACCTCACCACCAACCAGGTGAAGAACAAGGCCGAATTCCCCTGCCGTTCGCGCTTCCAGTTCGGCATGTCGGGCGACGGCACGAAGCTCTACATCTACGGCGCCAGCTACGACATCGAGATCTACGACGCACAGACTCTGGCGCACGAAAAGACGGTCGATCTCGGCGCGGACTCGACCGGCGCCGGGATGATAATCACCCAGTGACCGGCGGGACGCACCTCGGCGTGGAGCTAGCACGTTGAGCGTGCTCCTGCGTGGCCAGGGCGTCGCGGTTTCGACCGCGGCGCACCTGCTTGGCCGCGCGGGAATTCCGCTGCTGCGCGAGCCGGGTGCGCGAAACGCCGTGCCCGCGATCCTGCTCAGCGACGCAGCGCTTGCCCTGCTGCGCGACGTATTCTCCCAGCCCTCGCTCTTTGCGGACAAGCCCCGCATCGAACGGCGCGTCGTCGCCTGGGGCGACGCCACGCCCGTCTCCATGCCTCACGGCGGCGCGGTCGTCTCGCAGAACGATCTCGCGCAGGCCCTGGATGACCTGCCGGACACCAATCCGGCCCCCACAGACGGACAGGCATCGCTCATCCTCCACGCGATGGCCCCCTTCCCCGCGCCCGCCCTGCGCCGCTTCGGCTGTCGCCAATCCACGGCCGTCCCGGTCCGTCTGGCGGCGGAGGCGGCGGAACGCACCTGCTGGATCGAATCCGTCACCACCGGCTGGCTGTTCCTGATCCCGGAAGGAACGGGAGCGGCATGGCTTCTCGCGATCGGCGATGCACCCCAGGCGCTGCTCGCCCGGTCCACCCTCGTCGCCCCGCTCATCGAGCGCCTTGGCGTCACAGGCCCCGCCTTCGACACCTCTCCCCGCATGGTCGAACGACTGGCCGGCGAAGGCTGGCTCGCCTTCGGCACCGCCGCGCTCGCCTTCGATCCGATCTGCGGCGACGGAACCGCCCAGGCCGTGCGCGAAGGCATCCTCGCCTCGGGCGTCGTGACCGCGCTCGCCCGTGGCGAGGACCCGCTGGCGCTGGCCATCCACCACCACTCGATCCTGCTGGCCTCGATGCGCCGCCACCTGCAACTGGCGCTCCCGTTCTATGCCTCGGGAGGTACGTCCGGCTGGTGGCGCGAACAGTTCGCCGCCACGCGCGAGGGTTACGACTGGTGCACCGCCCAACTCGGCCAGCTCCCCGAACCACGCTTCGCCATCCACGGCTTCGACCTCGTGCGCAGGGAACTGGCCGCCTGATCCCGCCCGCCACCCCAACTCCGGCGCCGACGGTCGCGCCGTGGAGCACCTACCGCAGGCTCTGGCCGTGGCTGCGCCCTCACGCCCCGCGCCTTGCGCTGGTCCTGCTCGCCAGCCTTCTCGCGACAGGCCTCAACCTCGCGCAGCCGTGGATCTCCAAGCTGATGATCGACGAGGCCCTGCTCAAGCGCGACTGGGACGCGCTACTACGGATCGCCGGCCTCATGGTGGCGGCCACCGTCGGCGGCTTCGCAGTCAATGCGCTCGTCTCCTACCGCTACGTCGCGATTTCCGCGCAGATGCTGTTCGACATGCGCGTCGCGCTGCTACGTCACCTCCAGACGCTCAGCCCCCGCTTCTACGGCAGTTTCCGCCTCGGCGATCTCATGTCGCGCCTCAACAGCGACGTTTCCGATGTCCAGCGCGCAGCCGGGGACACGCTCCTCTCGGTCCTCAGCAATGTCCTGTTCTTCGCCGGCAGCGTCGGCATGATGCTGTGGCTCGACTGGAAGCTGTTCCTTGTCGGCACGCTGCTGGTGCCGCTGGCCGTCGCCAGCTTCCTCCACTTCCAGCGCCGCATGACCGACCTTACCCGCCAGATGCGCGAGCGCGGGGCCGATATCGGCAGCCTGCTGGTCGACACGATCATGGGCATGCGCACGGTCAATGCGCTCGGCGCCGAAGCACACGAGGCCGACCGTTTCCGCGCCGCCAACGCTGGCTTTATCCACGCGATGTTGCGGATGCAGACCGTCTCGTTCCTCACCGGCGCCTTGCCCGGCACCATCGTCACCGCCTCGACTGCGGCCGTGATCGTCTTTGGCGGCAAGCAGATCATCGACGGCACCATGACCATCGGCGCTCTGGTCGCGTTCCTCACCTATCACGGCAGGCTGCTCGCGCCGGTCCAGGCGCTGATGGGCCTGACCGCCACCCTCGCCTCCGCCCGCGTCGCACTGGCGCGCATCTTCGAGCTTTTCGACACATCGGCGGAAGTCGCGGACGCCCCCGCGCCGCGCCCGCTTCCGCCGGTGACCAGGGCGATCCGCCTCGACGGCGTGACCATGCACCACGGGCGCGAACCGGTCCTGCGCGATGTCAGCCTGACCATCCCCGCTGGCAGCCTGACCGCCATCCTGGGCGCTTCGGGCGCGGGCAAATCGACCCTGGCCGACCTCCTGGTGCGCTTCCTCGACCCTGTCGCCGGGCGCATCACCATCGACGGTATCGACCTCCGCGACCTCGCTCTTGCCGACCTGCGCCGCCGCGCGCTGCTGGTCGACCAGTCGCCCTTCCTGTTCAACGCCACGATAGCCGAAAACATCGCGTTCGCCCGCACAGGTGCGCTCCCGGCAGAGGTCGCCGCCGCAGCCGGCGCCGCCGGTCTGGACCCGCTGATCGCCCGCCTGCCGGAAGGCCTCGCCACCCGCACCGGCGAACGCGGCCTTGCTCTCTCTGCCGGAGAACGCCACCGCATCGCGCTCGCCCGCGCGCTTCTGCGCAAGCCCGACGTGCTGATCCTCGACGAGCCCACTGCCGCGCTCGACGAGGCGACCGAGCGGCTCGTCGCGTCAGGCCTGCGCCGCGCGCTGCCCGATGCAACGCTCGTCGTCATCACCCACAAGCCGGCGCTCGCCGATCTGGCCGACCATGTCGTGCGGCTCGAACAGGGCAATGCCACGATCCAGCCCCAGGTGCCTGCCCATGTATAAACGGCCCCGCATCGCCGTGATCGACAGCGGCGTCCATCCCGACCACCCGCACATCGACGCGTTACGGCTCCTGCCCGGGATCTCCGTCCTTGCCGACGGAACTGTCCTTGTCGACCCGGTGCAAAGCCTCGACACGCTGGGCCACGGCACCGCGGTCACCGCCGCGATCCAGGAGCTGGCGCCAGACGCCGAAATCCTGCCCATCCGGGTCTTCCGCGATGGCTTGCGGGCGAGCGCACGGGCGCTTGCCACCGGCATCCGCCAGGCACTGGAAGCGCAAGCGGACATGATCAACCTCAGCCTGGGCACAACCAACCCCGCGCACGCCGACGTGTTCGAAGCGCTTGCCGGGGAAGCCGCTGCCCAAGGAACCCTGATCGTCGCCGCCTCCGAGGCCGAGGGTACGCCCTGCTGGCCCGGGGCATTGCCGCAGGTGGTTGGCGTCGGGCTCGACTGGGACCTGCCGCGCGGGACGCCGGTCCTTTCGCCTGACCGCCAGATGGTCATGGCGTCCGGATACCCTCGCCCGATCCCGGGGGTCGAGCCACGCCGGAACCTTTACGGCGTGAGCTTCGCAGTGGCGCAGGTGACCGGATGGATCGCCGCGCGCGGCGTGCACGACCTGAAAGTGACCGAAAGCGTCCTTGCGGCGCTCGAAGCTTCCCCGGCCTGACCCTTGCGCCATTTGACGTACACCCAACAAGCGGTGCGAGGCATAGGCTGACGCCATGGTCCAACAACTTCGCCCGCCGCCCTCGCCAGCCGCCGCCCTGGCCGAGGCGGAGCAGTTGCTCGCCACCCGCCCCCACCTCGCGCTGACCCGCGCCGAAGCGATGCTGCGGCAGGTCCCCGCCCATCCCCCCGCCCTGTTCCTCGCCGCCCGCGCCCTGCGCCGGATGGGCAGGCAGCGCGAGGCGCTGGACCGGCTCGATGCGCTGGCAAAGGCAAATCCCCGCGTACCGGCGGTCCTCTACGAACTCGGGCAGGTGGCGGCGGACCTTGGCGACCAGCGGCGCGCAACCGCCGCGCTCCAGGCGCTTGTCCGCCTTCAGCCCGCCATTGCCTCGGGCTGGTTCCTGCTCGCCAGGCAACTGCGCAAGGCCGGGCAAGAGGAGGACGCATGGCGTGCCGACCTTTCCGGCATCCACGCCTCCTCGCGCGATGGCGAACTGCTGAAGGCGGCGGCGGCGATGAACGACGGCGAAACCGATGCCGCCGAAGCCCTGCTGAATGCGCGACTGGAACGGCAGGCGGACGATGCCCCCGCCTTGCGCCTCCTCGGTGAAATCGCATGGCGGCGCGGCGACATGACCACGGCGCTCGACCGCGCGGCGCGGGCGGTCGATCTGGCGCCGGGGTTCGACCTTGCCCGCGACTTCCTGATCCGCCTCCTGCTCCAGACCAACCGCCTGTCCGAAGCGCTCGACCATGCCGAGACGCTGGTGCGCTCGCCCGTTCCGTCACCGGGGCACAGGCTGATCCTTGCCTCGGTCCTCGTCCGCCTCGGCCACCAGGAGCGCGCGGCAGCGATCTATCGAGAGCTTCTGGCCGAACGGCCCGACGAGCCGCAGGTCTGGCAGAACCTCGGCCACGTGCTGAAGACGCTGGGCCACCAGGACGAGGCGGTCGAGGCCTATCGCGCCGCCGTCTCGCGTCAACCGACCATGGGTGAAGCGTGGTGGAGCCTTGCCAACCTCAAGACGGTCCGCCTGGGCGCCGAAGACGTCGCGGCAATGGAAGCGGCGCTGGCCTCGCTCGACGATGCGGTGGATGAGCGCAAGGACGACGTATTCCACCTCCATTTTTCGCTGGGCAAGGCATTCGAGGACACCGGCGATCATGCCGCCGCCTTTGCCCATTACGACAAGGGCAATGCCTTGCGTCGTACCATGATCCGCCACGATGCCGATGCCTTTTCGGCCCAGGTGGACGCTACGGCAGCGACCTTCACTGCCGCGTTCCTTGCGGGCATGGGAGAAGGCGGTTGCCCCGCGCCCGACCCGATCTTCGTCGTCGGCCTGCCCCGGTCGGGCTCGACCCTGGTCGAACAGATCCTGTCCAGCCACAGCCAGGTCGAAGGCACGATGGAACTGCCCGAGATGATGATGATCGCCGCGCGCCTGCAATCGCGCGTCGACGAGGGCGAATTTCCGGATTTCGCCGCGATGGTCGCCTCGCTGTCGCCCGCCGACCGCGCCAGGCTCGGTGACGAATACATCGAGCGCACCCGCATTCATCGCCAGACCGACCGGCCCCTGTTCATCGACAAGATGCCCAACAACTGGCAGCACGTCGGCCTGATCCGGCTGATCCTGCCGAACGCCAACGTGATCGACGCGCGAAGGCATCCGCTGTCCTGCTGCTTTTCCGGGTGGAAACAGCATTTCGCGCGCGGCCAGACCTTCACCTACGACCTTGCCGACATCGGTCGCTACTATCGCGATTACGTCGGCCTGATGGCAGCGTGGGACGCCCATTTTCCCGGTGCGGTCCACCGCGTGATCTACGAACGGATGGTGGCGGATACCGAAAACGAGGTCCGCCGCCTGCTCGACCATCTCGGCCTGCCGTTCGAACCGGCCTGCCTGGAATTCTACCGCAACGAGCGCGCAGTGCGCACGGCCAGTTCCGAACAGGTGCGGAAGCCGATCTTCCGCGACGGACTCGAAGCGTGGAAACCCTATGAACCCTGGCTCGCCCCCCTGAAGGCCGCACTTGGCCCCGTGCTGGACAGCTATCCCGACGCGCCCTCCGCACGCTGACACCCTCGCGATCGGACCGCTCCGATAACGTCCGCCGGCTCCCGACACGGCCAAAAAAAGCCCCCGCGGCTTTGGACCACGGGGGCAAGGTTCCTTCGCAGGATTTCAGGATGGGTCAGAATTTCTGGCCCCAGCGCATTCCGAAGAACTGCGGCTTGATCGTGAAGGTGCGCGACGAGTCCGAGCAGAACTGGATCGAGCAGAAGGTGTTGCGGGTCAGCTCGCCGCGCTTGTCGAAGGCGTTCTGGATGAACAGGTCGAGCGTCCAGTTGTCCTTCTTGATCCCGCCCGAGAAGTCGAAGCTGACGAAGCCCGGGGTCGCGCACGAACGGCCGGCATCGGTCGCTTCGTCCGCGATGTCGGGGCAGACGAGCAGGTTGTTGTTGTAGACATTGAGGTTCTGCGTGGCGTTGGTCTGATACAGCGCGGCGCCCTGCAGGTAGAGGTCCATGTCGCCAAGCTGCGTGTCGTAGCGCACCGAGGTCGTGCCCTTGAAACGCGGCTGGCGCGGCAGGCGGGTGCCGTCGGTCGCCGCCACTTCGGCCACTGCCGGGCTGCCGAAAGTGGCGCCGGGGGTGCAGGTCGCAAGCTGGGTGATCGCCAGCGTCGAGGTGTCGACCTTGAAGTTGCAGAAGTTCCCCTTGAGCGCGGCGTTGTTGTAGGCGCCGTTGGTCGAAATGGTGAACTTGCCAAGCTTGAGGTCCGCGTCGAACTCCACGCCATAGACGCGCGCCTTGCCAGCGTTGCCCGTCATGCCCGCGCCCTGCGTGCCCGCGATGACCACGCTGTACTGGATGTTGTCCCAGTTCTCGTAATAGAGCGAGGCGTTGAAGCGGAACATGTTGTTCCACGTGGTCTTGAAGCCCAGCTCGAAGTTGGTCAGCCTTTCAGATTCGAAAGACGGCACCGTGGCCACGCCGACGCCGCGGATGCGCAACGGACGGTTGAAGCCGCCAGGGCGGAAGCCGGTCGAATAGTTGAAATAGACCATCTTCGACGGTTCGAACTGCCAGTTGAGCGCGACCTTGTGGGTT includes the following:
- the qhpC gene encoding quinohemoprotein amine dehydrogenase subunit gamma, translated to MKHLTPLNRKARRIEETISSTEEDVVALQQKPMHVPMGCTLSFSPGWEVDAGGGTAGLCQPAERDLYDCYVTCFWPVQVPDHVNYSPDWASNCATAAKDWRSLDIIFP
- a CDS encoding YncE family protein, translated to MKKLGLSIAALLAGTTVASASAQASTLFMGSYPDRMLIVDEASGKVTDTLTLASGLPTSMRISNDRKKIYVTTITTSGIEVIDTATKKVVNSFSLNTPTTRYRFNGGVPDPSGRYFYTMLTKFEKLNDRYLVSPQQFAVIDLQKKAVVRTSEVPKEDDSNPNAGWRTNYMMSEDGKTLFVIRDKVLVLDTADLKVKERIEVSRPEATGIEGVTFGGGVEALRNPHEYVSLFNATDPYIHNKIFGVGRFNLATKAFDFRPIGPAPYGMAGLQVSPDLKQGWTVVTNGSVGNKRCEFWHLDLTTNQVKNKAEFPCRSRFQFGMSGDGTKLYIYGASYDIEIYDAQTLAHEKTVDLGADSTGAGMIITQ
- a CDS encoding ABC transporter ATP-binding protein; translated protein: MHRPTRPAPRTTLRHPRLRPRAQGTGRLIPPATPTPAPTVAPWSTYRRLWPWLRPHAPRLALVLLASLLATGLNLAQPWISKLMIDEALLKRDWDALLRIAGLMVAATVGGFAVNALVSYRYVAISAQMLFDMRVALLRHLQTLSPRFYGSFRLGDLMSRLNSDVSDVQRAAGDTLLSVLSNVLFFAGSVGMMLWLDWKLFLVGTLLVPLAVASFLHFQRRMTDLTRQMRERGADIGSLLVDTIMGMRTVNALGAEAHEADRFRAANAGFIHAMLRMQTVSFLTGALPGTIVTASTAAVIVFGGKQIIDGTMTIGALVAFLTYHGRLLAPVQALMGLTATLASARVALARIFELFDTSAEVADAPAPRPLPPVTRAIRLDGVTMHHGREPVLRDVSLTIPAGSLTAILGASGAGKSTLADLLVRFLDPVAGRITIDGIDLRDLALADLRRRALLVDQSPFLFNATIAENIAFARTGALPAEVAAAAGAAGLDPLIARLPEGLATRTGERGLALSAGERHRIALARALLRKPDVLILDEPTAALDEATERLVASGLRRALPDATLVVITHKPALADLADHVVRLEQGNATIQPQVPAHV
- a CDS encoding subtilisin-like serine protease QhpE; amino-acid sequence: MYKRPRIAVIDSGVHPDHPHIDALRLLPGISVLADGTVLVDPVQSLDTLGHGTAVTAAIQELAPDAEILPIRVFRDGLRASARALATGIRQALEAQADMINLSLGTTNPAHADVFEALAGEAAAQGTLIVAASEAEGTPCWPGALPQVVGVGLDWDLPRGTPVLSPDRQMVMASGYPRPIPGVEPRRNLYGVSFAVAQVTGWIAARGVHDLKVTESVLAALEASPA
- a CDS encoding tetratricopeptide repeat-containing sulfotransferase family protein, translated to MVQQLRPPPSPAAALAEAEQLLATRPHLALTRAEAMLRQVPAHPPALFLAARALRRMGRQREALDRLDALAKANPRVPAVLYELGQVAADLGDQRRATAALQALVRLQPAIASGWFLLARQLRKAGQEEDAWRADLSGIHASSRDGELLKAAAAMNDGETDAAEALLNARLERQADDAPALRLLGEIAWRRGDMTTALDRAARAVDLAPGFDLARDFLIRLLLQTNRLSEALDHAETLVRSPVPSPGHRLILASVLVRLGHQERAAAIYRELLAERPDEPQVWQNLGHVLKTLGHQDEAVEAYRAAVSRQPTMGEAWWSLANLKTVRLGAEDVAAMEAALASLDDAVDERKDDVFHLHFSLGKAFEDTGDHAAAFAHYDKGNALRRTMIRHDADAFSAQVDATAATFTAAFLAGMGEGGCPAPDPIFVVGLPRSGSTLVEQILSSHSQVEGTMELPEMMMIAARLQSRVDEGEFPDFAAMVASLSPADRARLGDEYIERTRIHRQTDRPLFIDKMPNNWQHVGLIRLILPNANVIDARRHPLSCCFSGWKQHFARGQTFTYDLADIGRYYRDYVGLMAAWDAHFPGAVHRVIYERMVADTENEVRRLLDHLGLPFEPACLEFYRNERAVRTASSEQVRKPIFRDGLEAWKPYEPWLAPLKAALGPVLDSYPDAPSAR